One genomic window of Clostridium taeniosporum includes the following:
- a CDS encoding MBL fold metallo-hydrolase, producing MTELITLKLLFEMGEIKFYIYPVVIKSNDDLILIDTGYPMFLSVIEKAFDKKGLDIRNLQQVILTHHDHDHMGAVKELVKKYPYVKVKCSEEQIPYVLGKKKSLRLEQAEKLGADTGFIQMMKSVEYLDSVLKVTDNEIICDGVKVIKTPGHMPGHISIYIESMKTLISGDMLILEDGVLGIADEQFVLDKEAEINSLKKIVNLDIEKIICFHGGEYKSNNLKEDLKKIIAKGYKS from the coding sequence ATGACTGAACTAATAACGCTAAAATTATTGTTTGAAATGGGAGAAATTAAATTTTATATTTATCCAGTTGTAATTAAAAGCAATGATGATTTAATTTTAATTGACACAGGATATCCTATGTTTTTGTCAGTAATAGAAAAAGCTTTTGATAAAAAAGGGTTGGATATCAGAAATCTTCAACAAGTTATTTTAACCCACCACGACCACGATCATATGGGGGCAGTAAAGGAACTTGTAAAAAAATATCCGTATGTAAAGGTGAAGTGTTCTGAAGAGCAAATTCCATATGTTTTAGGAAAAAAGAAATCACTTAGGTTAGAACAAGCTGAAAAATTAGGAGCAGATACTGGATTTATACAAATGATGAAAAGTGTAGAGTATTTGGATTCTGTTTTAAAAGTAACAGATAATGAAATTATATGTGATGGAGTAAAAGTTATTAAAACACCAGGGCATATGCCAGGGCATATTTCTATTTATATTGAATCAATGAAAACCTTAATAAGTGGAGATATGTTAATTTTAGAAGATGGTGTGTTAGGTATTGCTGATGAACAATTTGTGTTAGATAAAGAGGCGGAAATAAATTCACTAAAAAAAATTGTTAATCTAGATATTGAAAAAATTATATGTTTCCATGGTGGCGAGTATAAAAGCAACAATTTAAAAGAAGATTTAAAAAAAATTATTGCAAAAGGGTATAAAAGCTAA
- a CDS encoding C-GCAxxG-C-C family (seleno)protein, which produces MDRAVKLHKEGYNCAESILKAFNEDNELNIPVSLASPFGSGMTVGSTCGAITGALMVVGALKGRNTNEERNNSRTFAKEVITKVKEKYGTLECIELKKKGITCDEMIKYTYDLLKEYSK; this is translated from the coding sequence ATGGATAGAGCAGTAAAATTGCACAAAGAAGGATATAATTGTGCTGAATCAATACTTAAAGCATTTAATGAGGATAATGAACTTAATATTCCAGTATCACTTGCTAGTCCTTTCGGTTCAGGTATGACTGTAGGAAGTACTTGTGGAGCAATTACTGGAGCATTAATGGTAGTAGGTGCATTAAAAGGAAGAAATACAAATGAAGAAAGAAATAATTCAAGAACTTTTGCTAAAGAAGTAATAACTAAGGTAAAAGAAAAATATGGAACTTTGGAATGTATTGAACTTAAGAAAAAAGGTATAACTTGTGATGAAATGATAAAGTATACCTATGATTTATTAAAAGAATATTCAAAATAA
- a CDS encoding MBL fold metallo-hydrolase, producing the protein MDLRITTLIENNPDKDNLLLSEHGLSLYLEIDKIKVLFDTGKSGDFIKNAEKLKINLNDLDYVILSHGHYDHSGGFKSLVENTNKSFDLIVGNGFFNKKYKLLEEDKYKFNGNSFDEKFIDKNNISIRYVNNDLFKITKDIIFFSNFEKNTDFEMINKKFYIKKDNQYVKDDFLDEIVLAVKHEKGLIVVLGCSHIGVVNILKTIIKRTNMPIYAVIGGSHLIEADELRLNNTIEFFKENNIKLLALSHCTGENAIKKFQYEFGNNFIYNNTGNVIEII; encoded by the coding sequence ATGGATTTAAGGATAACTACTCTTATTGAAAATAATCCTGATAAAGACAATCTTTTACTTAGTGAGCATGGACTTTCTTTGTATCTAGAAATTGACAAAATTAAGGTTTTATTTGATACAGGAAAAAGTGGAGATTTTATTAAAAATGCTGAAAAATTAAAAATCAATTTAAACGATTTAGATTATGTAATATTAAGCCATGGACATTATGATCATAGTGGTGGTTTTAAAAGTCTTGTAGAAAATACAAATAAATCATTTGATCTTATAGTAGGAAATGGATTTTTCAACAAAAAATATAAGTTATTAGAAGAAGATAAATATAAGTTTAATGGTAATTCTTTTGATGAAAAATTTATAGATAAAAATAATATTTCTATTAGATATGTTAATAATGATTTATTTAAAATTACAAAAGATATAATTTTCTTTTCTAACTTCGAAAAGAATACAGATTTTGAAATGATTAATAAAAAATTTTATATAAAAAAAGATAACCAATATGTAAAAGATGATTTTTTAGATGAGATAGTATTAGCTGTTAAACATGAAAAAGGCTTAATTGTTGTACTAGGATGTTCTCATATTGGTGTTGTAAATATTCTAAAGACAATAATTAAAAGGACTAATATGCCTATTTATGCCGTCATTGGAGGAAGCCATCTTATTGAAGCGGATGAATTAAGATTAAATAATACAATTGAATTCTTTAAAGAAAATAACATAAAATTGTTAGCTTTATCCCATTGTACTGGTGAAAATGCTATTAAAAAATTTCAATATGAGTTTGGAAATAATTTTATATACAATAACACAGGAAATGTAATTGAAATTATTTAG
- a CDS encoding SulP family inorganic anion transporter has protein sequence MNKTKKEWFGNSRKDLLAGIVVCMALIPEAIGFSIVAGVDPMVGVYASFCISFIISIFGGRTGMISAAAGAMALVLAALVRDYGIEYMLAATILTGIFQIVLGFLKIGNLLKFIPKSVMIGFVNALGIMMFKSQVPHFKGGIILLVLGAIGVSIIYLLPRLTKAIPSPIIAIIIITLIVTIFKIDVATLGDMGKITNELPKFLIPNIPFNIETLKIILPYSMSLSIVGLMESLLTAQLVDDLTDTTSDKNRECVGQGIANIVSGFFGGIAGCGMIGQTIINQTYGGRGRLSTLTSGTAMLISVILLNEFVVKIPVVALGSVMIVVSISTFNWDSIKRIRKVPKTDTAVMISTVIIVLLTHNLAYGVIVGIILSAIFFVAKISEISIKRIEENNVIKYIGHGQLFFASTLKFIDSFDFSEKIETVHIDLSKVKIWDESAVDAIDKVVMKFHKNGVKTNLIGMSSQCKELIDKMAIHNKPGGLEVIANS, from the coding sequence ATGAACAAAACAAAAAAAGAATGGTTTGGAAACAGTAGAAAAGATTTATTAGCTGGAATAGTTGTATGTATGGCATTAATACCAGAGGCAATAGGATTTTCAATAGTAGCAGGAGTAGATCCTATGGTTGGTGTTTATGCATCATTTTGTATTTCTTTCATCATATCAATTTTTGGTGGTAGAACAGGAATGATATCAGCAGCAGCAGGAGCAATGGCGTTAGTATTAGCCGCATTAGTAAGAGATTATGGTATAGAGTATATGTTGGCAGCAACAATACTTACAGGAATATTTCAAATAGTGTTAGGTTTTCTTAAAATAGGTAATTTACTTAAATTTATACCTAAATCTGTTATGATTGGATTTGTAAATGCATTAGGTATAATGATGTTTAAATCACAGGTACCACATTTTAAGGGTGGAATTATTTTATTAGTTTTAGGTGCTATAGGAGTTTCAATAATTTATTTATTACCTAGATTAACTAAAGCAATACCATCACCAATTATAGCAATAATTATTATTACATTAATAGTTACCATATTCAAAATTGATGTAGCTACTTTAGGGGATATGGGAAAGATAACAAATGAATTACCTAAATTTTTAATTCCTAATATACCATTTAATATAGAAACATTAAAAATAATATTGCCATATTCAATGTCTCTTTCAATAGTTGGACTTATGGAATCTTTATTAACAGCTCAATTAGTAGATGATTTAACAGATACCACAAGTGACAAAAATAGAGAATGTGTAGGGCAAGGAATAGCAAATATAGTATCAGGCTTTTTTGGTGGAATAGCAGGTTGTGGAATGATTGGTCAAACTATAATAAATCAAACTTATGGTGGAAGAGGAAGATTATCAACTCTTACTTCTGGAACAGCAATGTTAATTTCAGTAATATTATTAAATGAATTTGTTGTAAAAATACCAGTGGTTGCATTAGGTTCAGTTATGATAGTAGTATCAATAAGTACTTTTAATTGGGATTCTATAAAAAGAATAAGAAAAGTACCTAAAACAGATACAGCTGTAATGATTTCAACAGTTATAATAGTATTATTAACTCATAACTTAGCTTATGGTGTTATAGTTGGTATAATTTTAAGTGCAATATTCTTTGTAGCTAAAATATCAGAAATCAGCATTAAAAGAATAGAAGAAAATAATGTAATTAAGTATATAGGACATGGGCAGTTATTTTTTGCATCTACTTTAAAGTTTATAGATAGTTTTGATTTTTCAGAGAAGATAGAAACAGTACACATTGATCTTTCAAAGGTTAAAATTTGGGATGAATCAGCTGTTGATGCTATAGATAAAGTGGTAATGAAATTTCATAAAAATGGAGTTAAGACTAATTTAATAGGAATGAGTAGTCAATGTAAAGAATTAATAGATAAAATGGCTATACATAATAAACCAGGAGGACTAGAGGTTATAGCTAATAGCTAA
- a CDS encoding iron-sulfur cluster assembly scaffold protein has translation MFDEQYSDIVMNHFMCPRNMGVINNSNGEGTNGDPKCGDYLNIYIRVENNVIEDISFLVYGCPASVATSSMTTELAKKKTLEEALKITEDNVIDALGGLPENKKHCSNLGVTALRNAINNYCKDNVKEVDHNN, from the coding sequence ATGTTTGATGAACAATATTCAGATATTGTTATGAATCATTTTATGTGTCCAAGAAATATGGGTGTAATAAATAATTCCAATGGAGAAGGCACAAATGGTGATCCTAAGTGTGGAGATTATTTAAATATTTATATAAGAGTAGAAAATAATGTCATAGAGGATATAAGTTTTTTAGTTTATGGTTGTCCAGCATCAGTAGCTACAAGCAGTATGACAACTGAATTGGCAAAGAAAAAGACTTTGGAAGAGGCATTAAAAATTACTGAAGATAATGTAATAGATGCTTTAGGAGGATTACCAGAAAATAAAAAGCATTGTTCTAATCTTGGTGTTACAGCATTGAGAAATGCTATTAATAATTATTGTAAAGATAATGTTAAAGAAGTTGACCATAATAATTAA
- a CDS encoding NifB/NifX family molybdenum-iron cluster-binding protein: MKIAISAKGKTSSDLLDARFGRCEYFQIFDTEDKNFKVLENKGQSSSGGAGIAAANQVIDENVEVIITGNLGPNAFELIDKAEIKAYKCESVSIESALNKYNNNELEEIKIAGMGHHGMHN, translated from the coding sequence ATGAAAATAGCAATTTCAGCAAAAGGAAAAACAAGTAGCGATTTACTTGATGCAAGATTTGGAAGATGTGAATATTTTCAAATTTTTGATACAGAAGATAAAAATTTTAAAGTTTTAGAGAATAAAGGACAATCATCAAGTGGAGGAGCTGGTATAGCAGCAGCTAATCAAGTAATAGATGAAAATGTTGAGGTAATTATTACAGGAAACCTTGGACCTAATGCTTTTGAACTTATAGATAAAGCAGAAATTAAGGCATATAAGTGTGAAAGTGTTTCTATAGAATCTGCATTAAATAAATACAACAATAATGAACTTGAAGAAATAAAAATTGCAGGTATGGGACATCATGGAATGCATAATTAG
- a CDS encoding NifB/NifX family molybdenum-iron cluster-binding protein — MKIAIASEEKYVSGHFGHCEGFTIYDLEGKEISKKEFIPNPGHKPGYLPVFLKGHDVNVIIAGGMGATAQELFKENNIEVIVGIEGLCDDIIQKFIKSELKSTGSICTEHAHEGHCND; from the coding sequence ATGAAAATAGCTATTGCAAGTGAAGAAAAATATGTGAGTGGACATTTTGGACATTGTGAAGGATTTACAATATATGATTTAGAAGGAAAAGAAATCTCAAAGAAAGAATTTATACCTAATCCAGGACATAAACCAGGTTATTTACCAGTATTTCTAAAAGGACATGATGTAAATGTAATAATTGCAGGAGGAATGGGAGCAACAGCCCAAGAACTTTTCAAAGAAAATAATATAGAAGTTATTGTAGGAATTGAAGGATTATGTGATGATATTATTCAAAAGTTTATAAAAAGTGAACTAAAATCAACAGGTAGTATATGTACTGAACATGCACATGAAGGACATTGTAATGATTAA
- a CDS encoding site-specific integrase: MAAVRLPLPRAIPNTPTRKKEKHIVTKEQMGKILERFPFGHSCYLPLLLAYRCGLRLGETFAITWEDINFEDKTLNINKQVQYNDKHWYFTDTKYKSDRVIDIDDFILNILKKYKTQQLKDKIYYGEHYTKLRVNDKKQINEIEGSEIHLVNIRENGTYIQPRVMQHCFRIIHYKLGYEKLDYHSLRHTHTTMLLSAGANIKAVQERLGHKKLDITLDVYTHVTDEMRKKTLEILNKNIN; this comes from the coding sequence ATGGCTGCTGTAAGATTACCACTTCCTAGAGCTATTCCAAATACTCCAACTCGCAAAAAAGAAAAACATATAGTTACTAAAGAACAAATGGGAAAAATACTTGAAAGATTCCCCTTTGGACACTCCTGCTATTTGCCTTTACTTCTTGCATATAGATGTGGATTAAGGCTTGGTGAAACTTTTGCAATTACATGGGAAGATATTAACTTTGAAGATAAAACTTTAAATATAAATAAACAAGTTCAATATAATGATAAACATTGGTACTTTACTGATACCAAATATAAAAGTGATAGAGTTATTGATATTGATGATTTTATCCTTAATATTTTAAAGAAATATAAAACTCAACAGTTAAAAGACAAAATCTATTATGGTGAACATTATACAAAATTAAGAGTCAATGATAAAAAACAAATAAATGAAATTGAAGGTAGTGAAATACATTTAGTAAACATAAGGGAAAATGGAACTTATATTCAACCAAGAGTTATGCAACATTGTTTTCGTATAATTCATTATAAATTAGGATATGAAAAACTAGACTATCATAGCTTAAGACATACTCATACTACTATGCTTTTAAGTGCAGGTGCAAATATAAAAGCAGTTCAAGAAAGATTGGGGCATAAAAAATTAGATATAACGTTAGATGTATACACTCATGTTACAGATGAAATGAGAAAAAAGACTTTAGAAATATTAAATAAAAATATTAATTAA
- a CDS encoding ATP-binding protein → MELVVLSGKGGTGKTTIATSLSELVGDVIRIDCDVDAPNFYMFYKGKDIEKNKFLGSKKAIIDEALCVQCGKCESVCKFDAIEDFKINSFLCEGCGACTLVCPQKAIKLDDEKTADTFITELDNGILSRAEMEIGSDGSGKLISYLRKNGKKFNKDEKLTIVDGSPGIGCSVISSVTGSDAALIVTEPTKSGLEDLMRVVELCEHFGVFTMVCINKFDINEDMSKKIEDFIREKKLSLVGKIPYDDVVMKSINELKPIINYPDSIACKAIKEMWSNIKRIF, encoded by the coding sequence ATGGAATTAGTAGTTTTAAGTGGAAAAGGTGGAACAGGAAAAACTACAATTGCAACCTCATTATCAGAACTTGTAGGAGATGTAATAAGGATAGATTGTGATGTAGATGCACCTAATTTTTATATGTTTTATAAGGGAAAAGATATTGAAAAAAATAAATTTCTAGGTAGTAAAAAAGCTATTATAGACGAAGCATTATGTGTTCAATGTGGAAAATGTGAGAGCGTATGTAAATTTGATGCTATAGAAGATTTTAAAATAAACTCTTTTTTATGTGAGGGATGTGGAGCATGTACATTAGTATGTCCACAAAAAGCTATAAAATTAGATGATGAAAAAACAGCAGATACTTTTATAACTGAATTAGATAATGGAATATTATCAAGGGCAGAAATGGAAATAGGCAGTGACGGTTCAGGAAAATTAATAAGTTATTTAAGAAAGAACGGAAAAAAATTCAATAAAGATGAAAAACTAACAATAGTAGATGGTTCTCCAGGAATAGGATGCTCTGTTATATCATCAGTAACAGGTAGTGATGCTGCTTTAATTGTTACAGAGCCTACAAAATCTGGACTTGAAGATTTAATGAGAGTAGTAGAATTATGTGAACATTTTGGAGTTTTTACAATGGTTTGTATAAATAAATTTGATATAAATGAAGATATGAGTAAAAAGATAGAAGATTTTATTAGAGAAAAGAAATTATCTTTAGTTGGAAAAATTCCATATGATGATGTTGTTATGAAATCTATAAATGAATTAAAACCAATTATTAATTATCCAGATAGTATAGCATGTAAAGCTATTAAAGAAATGTGGAGTAATATAAAGAGAATTTTTTAA
- a CDS encoding GNAT family N-acetyltransferase — translation MKTLITERLILREWEKTDSKDLYEYAKNELVGPSAGWPPHKNEEESKEIIKMFIKNNDTYAIVLKSENKVIGGIGLHDRKPDNTVIELKQKEIGYVLNPKYWGKGIVPEAINRLIKYCFNELNLDLIWCGHFDFNNNSKRVIEKCGFKYKFRKNKKLKLLDDKEVTTLYYCILKSEYI, via the coding sequence ATGAAAACATTAATAACTGAAAGATTAATATTGAGAGAATGGGAAAAAACTGATAGCAAAGATTTATATGAATATGCTAAAAATGAATTAGTAGGACCTAGTGCTGGTTGGCCACCACATAAAAATGAAGAAGAGAGTAAAGAAATAATAAAAATGTTTATTAAAAATAATGATACATATGCTATTGTTTTAAAATCAGAAAATAAAGTCATTGGTGGAATTGGTCTTCATGATAGAAAACCAGATAATACTGTTATTGAATTAAAACAAAAAGAGATTGGATATGTTTTAAATCCTAAGTATTGGGGAAAAGGTATTGTTCCAGAAGCTATAAATCGTTTAATTAAATATTGTTTTAATGAGTTGAATTTAGATTTAATTTGGTGTGGACATTTTGACTTTAATAATAACTCAAAAAGAGTAATTGAAAAATGTGGATTTAAATATAAATTTAGAAAAAATAAAAAATTAAAACTCTTAGATGATAAAGAAGTTACTACTTTATATTATTGCATATTAAAATCTGAATATATTTAA
- a CDS encoding Fur family transcriptional regulator encodes MDKNISFYKSLIKKHGYKFTLQKRIILKEIINSSTHLSVKEIYDRVKNKRIGITTIYRSLKVFNELGIVKEINVDGTNYYEIKIFSGDPLHIHFKCSKCNSIIDIEDKDLNLDYIKLNRKIEEKNNLEIDDLNIMLIGICSKCKEDING; translated from the coding sequence ATGGATAAAAACATATCTTTTTATAAAAGCTTAATTAAAAAGCATGGGTATAAGTTTACTTTACAAAAGAGAATAATATTAAAAGAGATAATTAATTCTAGCACACATTTATCTGTTAAAGAAATTTATGACAGAGTTAAAAATAAGCGGATTGGTATAACTACAATATACAGAAGCTTGAAAGTTTTTAATGAATTAGGAATAGTGAAAGAGATAAATGTTGATGGTACAAATTATTATGAGATAAAAATTTTTAGTGGAGATCCTCTTCATATCCATTTTAAATGTTCTAAATGTAATAGTATAATAGATATTGAAGATAAAGATTTAAATTTAGATTATATTAAGTTAAATAGAAAAATCGAAGAAAAGAATAATCTAGAAATAGATGATTTAAATATTATGCTAATTGGAATATGCAGTAAATGCAAGGAGGATATAAATGGCTAG
- a CDS encoding P-loop NTPase: MNIAVLSGKGGTGKTTVSTNLALALKSNYIDCDVEEPNGFIFLKPEINETKPVMVDYPFINDEKCVSCGKCVDVCQFNSLAKVKDDIVLFNKLCHGCGACKIACEYDALTYKKRELGKIQVGITRDISCSRGILNISEPMAVPVIRELLKNLPNDTNLIDCPPGTSCNVVTALKYAHGAILVTEPSEFGLHDLKMAVELVKTYNIPFGIIINKDDGEDNIIKKYCIDEKINLIGVIPYSKNTAILYSNGEVLYDNLQHKVLFDKLSEQVKEVLKWN; the protein is encoded by the coding sequence ATGAATATAGCAGTTCTTAGTGGAAAGGGAGGAACAGGAAAAACTACAGTTTCTACTAATCTTGCTCTTGCTTTAAAGTCAAATTACATTGATTGTGATGTAGAAGAACCTAACGGATTTATATTTTTAAAACCTGAAATAAATGAAACTAAACCGGTTATGGTAGATTATCCTTTTATAAATGATGAGAAATGTGTTTCATGTGGAAAGTGTGTAGATGTATGTCAGTTTAATTCTCTTGCAAAGGTTAAAGATGACATAGTGCTTTTTAATAAGTTATGTCATGGTTGTGGTGCTTGTAAAATTGCATGTGAATATGATGCATTAACTTATAAGAAAAGAGAATTAGGTAAAATTCAAGTTGGAATCACAAGAGATATAAGCTGTAGTAGAGGGATTTTAAATATAAGTGAACCAATGGCTGTACCAGTTATACGTGAACTTCTTAAAAATTTACCTAATGATACTAACTTGATTGATTGTCCTCCAGGAACATCTTGCAATGTAGTAACTGCTTTAAAGTATGCACATGGGGCTATACTTGTTACAGAGCCTTCAGAATTTGGACTTCATGATTTAAAAATGGCTGTGGAACTTGTAAAAACATATAATATACCATTTGGAATCATTATAAATAAAGATGATGGAGAAGACAATATTATAAAAAAATATTGTATAGATGAGAAAATAAATTTAATTGGTGTTATACCTTACAGTAAAAACACAGCAATTCTTTATTCAAATGGAGAAGTACTATATGATAACTTACAACATAAAGTTTTATTTGATAAATTGTCAGAACAAGTGAAGGAGGTTTTAAAATGGAATTAG
- a CDS encoding GGGtGRT protein, with the protein MALFESYERRINQITPVLEKYGMKTLEDAKAVCESIGIDPCTIAKETQPIAFENAGWAYTLGAAIAIKKGCKKAAEAAEAIGEGLQAFCIPGSVADDRKVGLGHGNLGAMLLREETKCFAFLAGHESFAAAEGAIKIAEKANKVRKEPLRVILNGLGKDAAYIISRINGFTYVQTQFDYYTGEVKVVKEKAYSNGERAKVRCYGADDVREGVAIMHKEGVDVSITGNSTNPTRFQHPVAGTYKKECIEQGKKYFSVASGGGTGRTLHPDNMAAGPASYGMTDTMGRMHSDAQFAGSSSVPAHVEMMGLIGMGNNPMVGCTVAVAVAVEEGMNK; encoded by the coding sequence ATGGCATTATTTGAAAGTTATGAAAGAAGAATTAATCAAATCACTCCAGTACTAGAAAAGTACGGAATGAAAACTCTAGAAGATGCGAAAGCAGTTTGTGAATCAATAGGAATTGATCCATGTACAATAGCTAAAGAAACTCAACCAATCGCATTCGAAAATGCTGGATGGGCTTACACTTTAGGAGCTGCTATAGCTATAAAGAAAGGTTGCAAAAAAGCTGCTGAAGCTGCTGAAGCAATCGGAGAAGGATTACAAGCATTCTGTATCCCAGGATCAGTTGCTGATGATAGAAAAGTTGGTTTAGGACACGGAAACTTAGGAGCTATGCTTTTAAGAGAAGAAACTAAATGTTTCGCATTCTTAGCAGGACACGAATCTTTCGCTGCTGCTGAAGGTGCTATCAAAATAGCTGAAAAAGCTAACAAAGTAAGAAAAGAACCATTAAGAGTTATATTAAACGGTCTTGGAAAAGATGCAGCTTATATAATTTCAAGAATCAATGGATTTACTTACGTTCAAACTCAATTTGACTACTACACTGGAGAAGTTAAAGTAGTTAAAGAAAAAGCTTACTCAAACGGAGAAAGAGCTAAAGTAAGATGTTACGGTGCTGACGATGTTAGAGAAGGTGTTGCTATAATGCACAAGGAAGGTGTTGACGTATCAATAACTGGTAACTCAACTAACCCAACTAGATTCCAACATCCAGTTGCAGGAACATACAAGAAAGAATGTATCGAACAAGGTAAGAAATACTTCTCAGTAGCATCAGGTGGTGGTACAGGAAGAACTCTTCACCCAGATAACATGGCTGCAGGTCCAGCTTCTTACGGTATGACTGATACTATGGGAAGAATGCACTCAGATGCACAATTCGCAGGATCATCATCAGTTCCAGCTCACGTTGAAATGATGGGTCTTATCGGAATGGGTAACAACCCAATGGTAGGATGTACTGTTGCAGTAGCTGTTGCTGTTGAAGAAGGTATGAACAAATAG
- a CDS encoding DUF134 domain-containing protein, with protein sequence MARPTKFRRVEFFPQENYFVPWGKPKCKLEEVILKVEELEAMRLKDIEALNQEECAEKMEVSRQTFQNIIDSARNKIAIALTEGKAIKISGGHYTTKLCKFKCLECETVYEINYDQDRFTCPNCGSKKVMCNKKAEFCKEWCKGNNKE encoded by the coding sequence ATGGCTAGACCAACAAAATTCAGAAGAGTAGAATTTTTTCCACAAGAGAATTATTTTGTACCATGGGGAAAACCTAAATGTAAACTTGAAGAAGTTATTTTAAAAGTAGAAGAGCTTGAAGCAATGAGATTAAAAGATATTGAAGCATTGAATCAAGAAGAATGTGCTGAAAAAATGGAAGTATCAAGGCAAACATTTCAAAATATTATAGATAGTGCTAGAAACAAGATAGCAATTGCTTTAACAGAAGGAAAAGCAATAAAGATAAGTGGGGGACACTATACTACAAAACTGTGTAAATTTAAATGTTTAGAATGTGAAACAGTTTATGAGATAAATTATGATCAAGATAGATTTACTTGTCCTAATTGTGGTTCAAAAAAAGTTATGTGTAATAAAAAAGCAGAATTTTGTAAAGAATGGTGCAAAGGAAATAATAAAGAATAA
- a CDS encoding iron-sulfur cluster assembly scaffold protein — protein sequence MMYSKEVEEMCVVAKGPNHGSAPIPVEGKWVQSKEVTDISGLTHGIGWCAPQQGACKLTLNVKDGIIQEALVETIGCSGMTHSAAMASEILPGKTILEALNTDLVCDAINTAMRELFLQIVYGRSQTAFSEGGLPVGAGLEDLGKGLRSQVGTMYGTLAKGPRYLEMAEGYVTDVALDEDKEIIGYKFVNLGKMMENISKGMDANKALEEAKGQYGRVADAAELMDPRHK from the coding sequence ATGATGTATTCAAAAGAAGTTGAAGAAATGTGTGTAGTTGCTAAAGGTCCTAATCACGGATCAGCACCAATTCCTGTAGAAGGAAAATGGGTTCAATCAAAAGAAGTAACTGACATATCAGGATTAACTCATGGTATAGGTTGGTGTGCACCACAACAAGGAGCTTGTAAATTAACTCTAAATGTTAAGGATGGTATAATCCAAGAAGCTTTAGTAGAAACAATAGGATGTTCAGGAATGACTCATTCAGCTGCAATGGCTTCAGAAATATTACCAGGAAAGACTATATTAGAAGCATTAAACACAGATTTAGTTTGTGACGCTATAAACACAGCTATGAGAGAATTATTCTTACAAATAGTTTATGGAAGAAGCCAAACTGCGTTCTCAGAAGGTGGACTACCAGTAGGAGCAGGACTTGAAGATTTAGGAAAAGGTCTAAGATCACAAGTTGGTACTATGTATGGAACTCTTGCTAAAGGACCTAGATACTTAGAAATGGCTGAAGGATACGTTACTGACGTAGCTTTAGACGAAGATAAAGAAATTATCGGATATAAATTCGTTAATTTAGGAAAAATGATGGAAAACATAAGCAAGGGTATGGATGCTAATAAAGCATTAGAAGAAGCTAAGGGACAATACGGAAGAGTTGCTGATGCTGCTGAATTAATGGACCCAAGACATAAATAA